In Pseudomonas alcaliphila JAB1, a single window of DNA contains:
- a CDS encoding SDR family oxidoreductase has protein sequence MNDKTLPPQHQQRQPGVEHAMHPEPIYLADDYRAAGKLTGKVAIITGGDSGIGRAVAVHYALEGAKVALVYLNEDEDAQKTLDEVTHHGGEAIALAGDVGDGGFCQCVVDAVIAKWGRLDILINNAGEQHPEHNLEALDEAQWEQTFRTNIFAMFHLTKVALEHLQPGASIINTSSVTAYKGNPMLLDYSSTKGAITSFTRSLSINLAPRGIRVNGVAPGPIWTPLIPSTFSAEKVSAFGADTPLGRPGQPAEVAPAFVYLASNDASYVTGQMLHVNGGSVVNG, from the coding sequence ATGAACGACAAGACCCTGCCGCCTCAGCATCAGCAACGGCAACCTGGTGTCGAACACGCCATGCACCCTGAGCCGATCTACCTTGCCGATGATTACCGCGCGGCCGGCAAGCTGACCGGCAAGGTGGCGATCATCACTGGCGGCGACAGTGGTATCGGCCGCGCCGTTGCCGTGCACTACGCCCTGGAAGGCGCCAAGGTTGCATTGGTTTACCTGAACGAGGATGAAGACGCGCAGAAAACCCTCGACGAGGTAACGCACCACGGCGGCGAAGCCATCGCCCTGGCCGGTGACGTGGGCGACGGCGGCTTCTGCCAGTGCGTGGTCGATGCCGTGATCGCCAAGTGGGGACGCCTCGATATCCTCATCAACAACGCCGGCGAACAGCATCCCGAGCACAACCTCGAAGCACTCGACGAGGCGCAGTGGGAGCAGACCTTCCGCACCAACATCTTCGCCATGTTCCACCTGACCAAGGTCGCGCTGGAGCATCTGCAGCCGGGGGCGAGCATCATCAACACCAGTTCGGTGACGGCCTACAAGGGCAATCCGATGCTGCTCGACTATTCCTCGACCAAGGGCGCGATCACCTCGTTCACCCGCTCGCTGTCGATCAACCTGGCGCCGCGTGGCATTCGCGTCAATGGCGTCGCGCCTGGGCCGATCTGGACGCCGCTGATCCCGTCCACCTTCAGCGCCGAGAAAGTCTCCGCGTTCGGTGCGGACACACCGCTGGGCCGGCCTGGACAACCTGCGGAGGTCGCTCCGGCATTCGTTTATCTGGCCAGCAACGATGCCTCTTACGTCACCGGGCAGATGCTGCATGTCAACGGCGGAAGTGTGGTCAACGGCTGA
- the galU gene encoding UTP--glucose-1-phosphate uridylyltransferase GalU translates to MIKKCLFPAAGYGTRFLPATKSMPKEMLPVVDTPLIQYGVEEALQAGLHEIAIVTGRGKRSLEDHFDISYELEHEISNTGKEKSLSGVRHLIDQCTFSYTRQIEMKGLGHAILTGRSLIGDEAFAVVLADDLCLNLEGDGVLAQMVKLYEQFRCSIVAIQEVPMEEVSRYGVIAGEALRDDIFRIERMVEKPNPEDAPSNLAIIGRYILTPDIFELIEQTEPGKSGEIQITDALMKQAQQGCVLAYKFKGRRFDCGSAEGYVQATNFCFENRHKTHPVMTASPQLKAV, encoded by the coding sequence ATGATCAAGAAATGTTTGTTTCCCGCAGCCGGTTACGGCACCCGTTTTCTTCCCGCTACCAAGTCGATGCCCAAGGAAATGCTCCCGGTGGTCGACACCCCGTTGATCCAGTATGGCGTCGAAGAAGCCCTGCAAGCCGGGCTGCATGAAATCGCCATCGTCACCGGCCGTGGCAAGCGTTCGCTGGAAGACCACTTCGACATCAGCTACGAGCTGGAACACGAGATTTCCAACACCGGCAAGGAAAAATCCTTGAGTGGTGTACGCCACCTGATCGATCAGTGCACCTTCTCCTATACCCGCCAGATCGAGATGAAAGGCCTCGGTCACGCCATCCTCACCGGCCGCTCGTTGATCGGCGACGAGGCGTTCGCCGTGGTGCTGGCCGATGACCTGTGCCTGAACCTGGAAGGCGACGGCGTGCTGGCCCAGATGGTCAAACTCTACGAACAGTTCCGCTGCTCCATCGTCGCCATCCAGGAAGTGCCGATGGAGGAGGTTTCACGCTACGGCGTGATCGCCGGCGAAGCGCTGCGCGACGACATCTTCCGCATCGAGCGGATGGTGGAAAAACCCAACCCCGAAGATGCGCCGTCGAACCTGGCGATCATCGGCCGCTACATCCTCACGCCGGATATCTTCGAGCTGATCGAGCAGACCGAACCGGGCAAGAGCGGCGAGATCCAGATCACCGATGCGCTGATGAAGCAGGCCCAACAGGGCTGTGTGCTGGCCTACAAGTTCAAGGGTCGCCGCTTCGATTGCGGTTCGGCCGAAGGCTACGTGCAGGCCACCAACTTCTGCTTCGAGAATCGCCACAAGACTCATCCGGTGATGACTGCGAGCCCGCAGCTGAAGGCCGTCTGA
- a CDS encoding VOC family protein, with amino-acid sequence MIERLDHLVLTVANIDTTVDFYQRVLGMRHERFGAGRSALLFGQQKFNLHQAGREFEPKAIKPTPGAIDLCLITLWPLERVMAHLGEQGVTVEEGPVARTGAVGPIESVYFRDPDGNLIEVSRYPA; translated from the coding sequence ATGATCGAGAGACTGGACCATCTGGTACTGACGGTGGCGAATATCGACACCACCGTCGACTTTTACCAGCGCGTATTGGGCATGCGCCACGAGCGTTTCGGCGCCGGGCGCAGTGCTCTGCTATTCGGCCAGCAGAAATTCAATCTGCATCAGGCCGGGCGTGAGTTCGAGCCCAAGGCGATCAAGCCGACACCAGGCGCCATCGATCTGTGCCTGATCACCCTGTGGCCACTGGAGCGAGTCATGGCTCATCTGGGCGAGCAGGGCGTGACGGTGGAAGAGGGGCCGGTGGCGCGCACCGGCGCGGTGGGGCCTATCGAGTCGGTGTACTTTCGCGACCCGGACGGCAATCTGATCGAAGTGAGCCGTTATCCCGCATAG
- a CDS encoding trimeric intracellular cation channel family protein, translated as MEKLFYVADLFGVAVFAITGALMAGRKSMDLFGVLVMAIVTALGGGTLRDLILDNHPVSWIRDDTYILVASLAALGTVAWVRMTRPIHEKGLLIADAFGLAVFTVYGTELALQHGTPISTAVIMGVMTGVVGGVIRDVLCNEIPLIFQKEIYATACIAGALTFIGLRALGTPHWLDTAAAMLVVLAARLAAIHWHLGLPRFHLLDRH; from the coding sequence ATGGAAAAGCTTTTCTATGTCGCCGACCTGTTCGGCGTGGCGGTATTTGCCATCACCGGTGCGCTGATGGCAGGGCGCAAGTCCATGGACTTGTTCGGCGTGCTGGTGATGGCCATCGTCACCGCGCTGGGCGGCGGCACGCTGCGCGACCTGATTCTGGACAATCATCCGGTCAGCTGGATTCGCGATGACACCTACATCCTGGTCGCCTCCCTGGCGGCGCTGGGCACGGTGGCCTGGGTGCGCATGACCCGGCCGATTCACGAGAAAGGCCTGCTGATCGCCGACGCCTTCGGCCTGGCCGTGTTCACCGTGTATGGCACCGAGCTGGCGCTGCAGCACGGCACGCCGATCAGTACCGCGGTGATCATGGGGGTGATGACCGGTGTGGTTGGTGGGGTGATTCGCGACGTGCTGTGCAACGAGATTCCGCTGATCTTCCAGAAGGAAATCTACGCCACGGCCTGCATCGCCGGCGCGCTGACCTTTATCGGCCTGCGTGCCCTGGGCACGCCGCACTGGCTCGACACCGCTGCGGCGATGCTCGTGGTGCTGGCAGCACGCCTGGCGGCGATTCACTGGCACCTGGGGTTGCCGCGTTTTCATCTTCTGGACAGGCATTGA
- the gorA gene encoding glutathione-disulfide reductase, which produces MSYDFDLFVIGAGSGGVRAARFAAGFGARVAVAESRYLGGTCVNVGCVPKKLLVYGAHFAEDFEQASGFGWSLGEANFDWTTLIANKNREIGRLNGIYRNLLTNSGVSLFEGHARIVDAHTVEVNGQRHSTERILIATGGWPQIPDIPGREHAISSNEAFFLKQLPKRVLVVGGGYIAVEFASIFHGLGATTSLLYRGDLFLRGFDGAVREHLRDELSKKGLDLQFNADIASIERKADGSLAATLKDGRVLEADCVFYATGRRPMLDNLGLENVEVKLDKRGYVEVDDLFQTSTPSILALGDVIGRVQLTPVALAEGMAVARRLFKPEEYRPLDYSMIPTAVFSLPNIGTVGLSEEQAIAAGHKVKIFESRFRPMKLTLTENLERTLMKLVVDADSDRVLGCHMVGPEAGEIVQGLAVALKAGATKQIFDETIGVHPSAAEEFVTLRTPVSR; this is translated from the coding sequence ATGAGTTACGACTTCGACCTGTTCGTTATCGGCGCCGGTTCCGGCGGCGTGCGTGCGGCGCGCTTCGCCGCAGGTTTCGGTGCGCGCGTTGCGGTCGCCGAGAGCCGCTACCTGGGCGGCACCTGCGTCAATGTCGGCTGCGTACCGAAAAAACTGCTGGTGTACGGCGCGCATTTCGCCGAGGACTTCGAGCAGGCCTCGGGTTTCGGCTGGTCGCTGGGCGAAGCGAATTTTGATTGGACGACGCTGATCGCCAACAAGAACCGCGAGATCGGACGCCTCAATGGCATCTACCGCAATCTGTTGACCAACAGCGGCGTCAGTCTGTTCGAGGGGCATGCGCGTATCGTCGACGCGCATACCGTCGAAGTGAACGGCCAGCGTCATAGCACTGAACGCATCCTGATCGCCACCGGCGGCTGGCCGCAGATTCCCGATATTCCCGGTCGCGAACACGCCATCAGCTCCAATGAAGCCTTCTTCCTCAAGCAACTGCCCAAGCGCGTACTGGTGGTGGGCGGCGGTTATATCGCCGTGGAGTTTGCTTCGATCTTCCATGGCCTGGGTGCAACTACCTCGCTGCTTTATCGCGGCGACCTGTTCCTGCGAGGTTTCGACGGTGCAGTACGCGAGCACCTGCGCGACGAGTTGAGCAAGAAGGGCCTGGACCTGCAGTTCAACGCCGACATCGCCAGCATCGAACGCAAGGCCGATGGCAGCCTGGCCGCGACGCTCAAGGATGGTCGCGTACTGGAGGCCGATTGCGTGTTCTACGCCACCGGCCGCCGGCCGATGCTGGACAACCTCGGCCTGGAAAACGTCGAGGTCAAGCTGGACAAGCGCGGTTACGTCGAGGTCGACGATCTGTTCCAGACCTCCACGCCGTCGATTCTCGCCCTTGGCGACGTGATCGGCCGCGTGCAGCTGACCCCGGTTGCGCTGGCCGAAGGCATGGCCGTGGCGCGCCGGTTGTTCAAGCCCGAGGAATACCGGCCGCTGGATTACAGCATGATCCCCACCGCCGTGTTCAGCCTGCCGAACATCGGCACCGTTGGCCTGAGTGAAGAGCAGGCCATCGCAGCCGGGCACAAGGTGAAGATCTTCGAGAGCCGCTTCCGCCCGATGAAGCTGACGCTGACCGAGAACCTGGAGCGCACGCTGATGAAGCTGGTGGTCGATGCCGACAGCGACCGTGTGCTCGGCTGCCATATGGTCGGCCCGGAGGCCGGCGAGATTGTCCAGGGCCTGGCTGTTGCGCTGAAAGCCGGTGCGACCAAGCAGATCTTCGATGAGACGATCGGTGTGCACCCGAGCGCTGCCGAGGAATTCGTCACCCTGCGTACGCCGGTCAGCCGCTGA
- a CDS encoding VOC family protein: protein MRPTLTHLALHVPDLDACIAFYQRFCGMQVIHERPGKGTRIVWMAEPGKEHQFIFVIMPGGQDRNLAANDYSHFGFALGSREDVDRIAALAEQAGCLIWPPRDEPYPVGYYCGLRDPAGNYVEFSYGQPLGPGSEQMPIP, encoded by the coding sequence ATGCGCCCTACCCTGACCCATCTGGCCCTGCACGTCCCCGATCTCGACGCCTGCATTGCCTTCTATCAGCGTTTCTGTGGCATGCAGGTGATCCACGAGCGCCCCGGCAAGGGCACACGCATCGTCTGGATGGCCGAGCCGGGCAAGGAACACCAGTTCATTTTCGTGATCATGCCCGGCGGCCAGGACAGGAACCTAGCCGCCAATGACTACAGCCACTTCGGCTTCGCCCTGGGCAGCCGCGAGGACGTCGATCGCATCGCCGCCCTGGCCGAACAAGCAGGGTGCCTGATCTGGCCACCGCGGGACGAACCCTACCCGGTCGGCTACTACTGCGGCCTACGCGACCCGGCCGGCAACTACGTGGAGTTCAGCTACGGCCAGCCGCTCGGCCCCGGCTCGGAACAGATGCCCATCCCCTGA
- the galU gene encoding UTP--glucose-1-phosphate uridylyltransferase GalU: MIKKCLFPAAGYGTRFLPATKAMPKEMLPVVNKPLIQYGVEEALEAGLNQISIVTGRGKRALEDHFDVSYELEHQIKGTDKEKYLVGIRRLIDECSFSYTRQVEMKGLGHAILCGQPLIGDEPFAVVLADDLCLNLEGDSVLAQMVKLYNQFRCSIVAIQEVPKDETSKYGVIAGEMIRDDIYRVSNMVEKPKPEDAPSNLAIIGRYILTPDIFDLIRSTPPGKGGEIQITDALMRQAQQGCVMAYKFKGQRFDCGSAEGYIDATNFCFENLYKTGKAF; this comes from the coding sequence ATGATCAAGAAATGCCTGTTCCCCGCTGCCGGTTACGGCACGCGCTTCCTGCCTGCTACCAAGGCAATGCCCAAGGAAATGTTGCCGGTGGTGAACAAGCCACTGATTCAATATGGGGTTGAAGAGGCACTCGAGGCTGGCCTCAACCAGATCTCCATCGTCACCGGTCGCGGCAAGCGTGCGCTGGAAGACCATTTTGACGTGAGCTACGAGCTCGAACACCAGATCAAGGGCACCGACAAGGAGAAGTACCTGGTTGGCATCCGTCGTCTGATCGACGAGTGCAGCTTCTCCTACACCCGCCAGGTCGAAATGAAAGGCCTGGGCCACGCCATCCTCTGCGGTCAGCCGCTGATCGGTGACGAGCCGTTCGCTGTGGTACTGGCTGACGACCTGTGCCTGAACCTGGAAGGCGATAGCGTGTTGGCGCAGATGGTCAAGCTGTACAACCAGTTCCGCTGCTCCATCGTGGCGATTCAGGAAGTGCCGAAGGACGAGACGTCCAAGTATGGCGTGATCGCCGGCGAGATGATCCGCGATGACATCTACCGTGTCAGCAACATGGTGGAGAAGCCCAAGCCCGAGGACGCGCCGTCGAACCTGGCGATCATCGGCCGCTACATCCTCACCCCGGACATCTTCGATCTGATTCGCAGCACACCGCCGGGCAAGGGTGGTGAGATCCAGATCACCGATGCGCTGATGCGCCAGGCCCAGCAGGGCTGTGTGATGGCATACAAGTTCAAGGGCCAGCGTTTCGACTGCGGTAGCGCCGAGGGTTACATCGATGCGACCAACTTCTGCTTCGAGAACCTGTACAAGACCGGCAAGGCGTTCTGA
- a CDS encoding UDP-glucose/GDP-mannose dehydrogenase family protein, which produces MQICVIGAGYVGLVTATCFAEMGNQVVCVERDPQRVAMLSRGEVPIYEPGLEAMLKAQLAGGQLSFTSQLKVGIRRAEVIFIAVGTPSGEDGSADLSHVLAVADELGERLDHACLVVDKSTVPVGTAERVAQRINAGLARREQRARVIVASNPEFLKEGSAVEDFMRPDRVIVGCDDERGRELLRRLYAPFLRNHDRLLCMGVRAAEFSKYAANAFLATKISFINEMAGICARLGVDIEEVRRGIGSDRRIGTHFIYAGCGYGGSCFPKDVKALIRTAEHEGIEPGILRAVEARNALQKTLLFQALREHFNGHLQGRVVALWGLAFKPGTDDLREAPSLVLLDALLTAGAKVQACDPAATAAVAARYPAAIESGQLLLSESPYAVAQGADALVLVTEWKQFRQPDFPRIRGVMRMPVLFDGRNIYDADQLAELGFLYRGIGRPASGSCKASAA; this is translated from the coding sequence ATGCAGATATGCGTGATTGGAGCAGGATACGTAGGTTTGGTGACGGCGACCTGTTTTGCCGAGATGGGCAATCAGGTGGTCTGCGTCGAGCGAGATCCGCAGCGCGTCGCGATGCTTTCGCGAGGTGAGGTACCGATCTACGAGCCTGGCCTGGAGGCGATGCTCAAGGCGCAGCTGGCCGGTGGGCAGCTCAGTTTCACTTCGCAGCTGAAGGTCGGTATCCGCCGCGCCGAGGTGATTTTCATTGCGGTGGGCACGCCCAGCGGAGAGGACGGTTCGGCCGATCTGAGCCATGTGCTGGCGGTTGCCGACGAGCTGGGTGAACGGCTCGATCATGCGTGTCTGGTGGTGGATAAATCCACGGTGCCGGTGGGCACCGCTGAGCGTGTGGCGCAGCGCATCAACGCCGGTCTGGCGCGTCGGGAACAACGGGCGCGGGTGATCGTGGCGAGCAATCCGGAGTTTCTCAAGGAAGGCTCTGCAGTCGAGGACTTCATGCGCCCTGACCGGGTGATCGTCGGCTGTGACGACGAGCGTGGGCGTGAGCTGTTGCGCCGGCTGTATGCGCCGTTTCTGCGCAATCACGACCGCCTGTTGTGCATGGGCGTACGCGCCGCCGAGTTCAGCAAGTACGCGGCCAATGCCTTTCTGGCGACCAAGATTTCCTTTATCAACGAGATGGCAGGTATCTGCGCGCGGTTGGGCGTGGATATTGAGGAGGTGCGCCGTGGCATCGGTAGCGACCGGCGTATCGGCACGCACTTCATCTACGCCGGTTGCGGTTATGGCGGCTCGTGCTTTCCCAAGGACGTCAAGGCGCTGATCCGTACGGCTGAGCACGAGGGCATCGAACCGGGCATCCTGCGTGCGGTCGAAGCGCGCAATGCGCTGCAGAAAACGCTGCTGTTCCAGGCCTTGCGCGAGCATTTCAATGGCCACTTGCAGGGGCGGGTCGTCGCGCTCTGGGGGCTGGCATTCAAGCCCGGTACTGACGATCTGCGCGAGGCGCCCAGCCTGGTGCTGCTCGATGCACTGCTGACCGCTGGCGCCAAGGTGCAGGCTTGCGATCCGGCCGCCACGGCAGCTGTCGCTGCGCGTTATCCAGCGGCCATCGAGTCGGGGCAACTGCTGCTAAGCGAATCCCCCTATGCCGTCGCCCAGGGTGCCGATGCGCTGGTGCTGGTGACGGAGTGGAAGCAGTTCCGTCAGCCGGACTTCCCGCGCATTCGCGGCGTGATGCGCATGCCGGTGCTGTTCGACGGGCGCAACATCTATGACGCCGATCAACTGGCGGAGCTGGGTTTTCTTTATCGCGGCATCGGTCGACCTGCAAGCGGCAGTTGTAAGGCTAGCGCGGCTTGA
- a CDS encoding crotonase/enoyl-CoA hydratase family protein, translating into MSDLISYQLEDGIATLTLSNGKVNAISPDVIAAFNAALDRAEQDRAIVVITGQPGILSGGYDLKVMTSGPQNAINLVAAGSTLARRMLAHPYPIIVACSGHAVAKGAFILLSADYRIGVEGPFNIGLNEVQIGMTMHHVGIELARDRLRKSAFHRSVINGEMFDPAGAVEAGFLDKVVPAEQLLATTQAVAQQMKKINMTAHKNTKLKVRKALLETLDAAIEMDKQHLL; encoded by the coding sequence ATGAGCGACCTGATCAGCTATCAACTCGAAGACGGCATCGCCACCCTCACCCTGAGCAATGGCAAGGTCAATGCCATCTCGCCTGACGTGATCGCTGCGTTCAATGCCGCCCTCGACCGCGCCGAGCAGGATCGCGCCATCGTCGTCATCACCGGCCAGCCGGGGATTCTTTCCGGCGGTTATGACCTGAAGGTGATGACCTCGGGCCCGCAGAATGCAATCAACCTGGTGGCTGCTGGCTCCACGTTGGCGCGACGCATGCTCGCTCACCCCTACCCGATCATCGTCGCCTGCTCGGGTCATGCCGTGGCCAAGGGTGCGTTCATCCTGTTGTCGGCCGATTACCGTATCGGCGTGGAAGGTCCGTTCAATATCGGCCTGAACGAAGTGCAGATCGGCATGACCATGCACCACGTCGGCATCGAACTGGCCCGTGATCGCCTGCGCAAGTCGGCGTTCCACCGTTCGGTGATCAATGGGGAGATGTTCGACCCGGCTGGCGCGGTAGAGGCCGGCTTCCTGGACAAGGTGGTGCCGGCCGAGCAATTGCTGGCCACCACTCAGGCGGTGGCGCAGCAGATGAAGAAGATCAACATGACGGCGCACAAGAATACCAAGCTGAAGGTGCGCAAGGCGCTGTTGGAAACCCTCGACGCCGCCATCGAGATGGACAAGCAACACCTGCTGTAA
- a CDS encoding transcriptional regulator codes for MLDVLQLKHRVNRMPLERVREMVEELQLEGIVIESRTPFNRQHFNTCFAEIEALLQRAGYHRQLDVVGYQGLAYALFDPARWEAVEVLCWLRDFVEEARVQPAS; via the coding sequence ATGCTGGACGTACTGCAGCTAAAACACCGAGTGAACCGCATGCCGCTGGAGCGGGTACGCGAGATGGTCGAGGAACTGCAGCTCGAGGGCATCGTCATCGAGAGCCGCACCCCTTTCAATCGTCAGCACTTCAATACCTGCTTCGCCGAGATCGAGGCGTTGCTGCAGCGCGCCGGCTACCATCGACAGCTGGATGTGGTCGGGTATCAGGGTCTGGCCTATGCGCTGTTCGATCCGGCTCGCTGGGAAGCCGTGGAAGTGCTGTGCTGGCTGCGCGACTTCGTCGAGGAGGCGCGCGTTCAACCAGCGTCCTGA
- a CDS encoding CmpA/NrtA family ABC transporter substrate-binding protein yields the protein MTDRDSNKPLATSRRNFLKQSIALAGAVSGIAALGLSAPASLRSAAWAAGSDAPEKAALNVGFIPLTDCASVVVAATQGFGEKYGLTINPSKEASWAGVRDKLNTGELDAAHVLYGMMYGAQLGLAGPQRDMAVLMGLNQNGQAITLSKQLREAGVTSGAQLAEHVKKGGNPLTFAQTFPTGTHAMWLYYWLASVGINPMSDVKTIVVPPPQMVANMRVGNMDGFCVGEPWGARAIFDKIGFTATTTQQIWPDHPEKVLGTTRAFIEQYPNAARALIMAILDASRFIEASEENRKSTAKLISGKAYVNAPVQVIEPRFLAQYEDGLGNSWKDEHAMAFCKDGSVNFPYHSDGMWFLTQFKRWGLLKDAPDYAAVAAQINQTALYAEAASALKLAVPSSPLRSSTLIDGVVWDGSNPAAYADSFAIKA from the coding sequence ATGACCGATCGTGATTCGAACAAGCCCCTGGCCACCAGCCGCCGTAACTTTCTCAAGCAATCCATCGCCCTGGCCGGCGCCGTGAGCGGCATCGCCGCGCTCGGCCTGTCGGCGCCGGCTTCGCTGCGCAGTGCAGCCTGGGCGGCCGGCTCCGACGCGCCGGAAAAAGCCGCGCTAAACGTCGGCTTCATTCCGCTGACCGATTGCGCTTCGGTGGTGGTCGCCGCCACCCAGGGTTTTGGCGAGAAGTACGGCCTGACCATCAATCCGAGCAAGGAGGCCTCCTGGGCCGGCGTGCGCGACAAGCTCAACACTGGCGAACTGGATGCTGCCCATGTGCTCTACGGCATGATGTACGGCGCTCAGCTCGGCCTGGCGGGGCCGCAGCGGGACATGGCAGTGCTGATGGGGCTGAACCAGAATGGCCAGGCCATCACCCTGTCCAAGCAACTGCGTGAGGCCGGTGTGACCAGCGGCGCGCAACTGGCCGAACACGTGAAGAAAGGCGGCAATCCGCTGACCTTCGCCCAGACATTCCCCACCGGTACCCACGCCATGTGGCTGTATTACTGGCTGGCCAGTGTCGGCATCAACCCCATGAGCGATGTGAAGACCATCGTCGTGCCGCCGCCGCAGATGGTCGCCAACATGCGCGTCGGCAATATGGACGGTTTCTGTGTCGGCGAGCCCTGGGGCGCGCGGGCGATCTTCGACAAGATCGGTTTCACCGCCACCACCACCCAGCAGATCTGGCCGGACCACCCGGAGAAGGTGCTCGGCACCACCCGCGCCTTTATCGAGCAGTATCCCAATGCCGCCCGTGCACTGATCATGGCGATTCTCGATGCCAGCCGCTTCATCGAGGCCAGCGAGGAGAATCGCAAGAGCACCGCCAAGCTGATTTCCGGCAAGGCCTACGTCAACGCGCCGGTGCAGGTGATCGAGCCGCGCTTTCTCGCCCAGTACGAGGACGGCCTCGGCAACAGCTGGAAGGACGAACACGCCATGGCCTTCTGCAAGGACGGCAGCGTCAACTTTCCCTATCACTCCGACGGCATGTGGTTCCTCACACAATTCAAGCGCTGGGGCCTGCTCAAGGATGCGCCGGATTACGCCGCCGTGGCCGCGCAGATCAACCAGACCGCGCTCTACGCCGAGGCAGCCAGCGCCCTCAAGCTGGCGGTGCCGAGCAGCCCGCTGCGCAGCAGCACATTGATCGACGGCGTGGTCTGGGACGGCAGCAATCCAGCCGCCTACGCCGACTCCTTCGCCATCAAAGCCTGA
- the ntrB gene encoding nitrate ABC transporter permease: MNAPLKTPLPPIAKPRLSAQALLPSAAALGSLLKAGIAPLLGIIAFIGFWSLLAQYSEGLPGPLSTWQAALVLFADPFYDNGPNDMGIGWNILNSLGRVGVGFGLAALVGIPLGFAIGRFAFLAGMLAPVISLLRPVSPLAWLPIGLLVFEAAGPASIWVIFISSIWPIILNTAAGVASVPQDYLNVARVLKLSEFKVLTRILFPAVLPHLMTGIRLAIGVAWLVIVAAEMLTGGIGLGFWVWDEWNNLNVEHILIAIIIVGLVGLALEQMLLLIAKRFDYAS; this comes from the coding sequence ATGAATGCCCCCCTGAAAACACCGCTGCCGCCAATCGCCAAGCCGCGCCTCTCTGCGCAGGCCTTGCTGCCCAGCGCCGCCGCACTGGGCAGCCTGCTCAAGGCCGGCATCGCCCCGCTGCTGGGCATCATCGCCTTCATCGGCTTCTGGTCGCTGCTGGCGCAGTACAGCGAGGGCCTGCCCGGCCCCTTGAGCACCTGGCAAGCCGCGCTGGTGCTGTTCGCTGATCCTTTCTACGACAACGGTCCCAACGACATGGGCATTGGCTGGAACATCCTCAACTCGCTCGGCCGCGTCGGCGTCGGTTTCGGCCTGGCGGCGCTGGTGGGCATTCCCCTGGGGTTCGCCATCGGCCGCTTCGCCTTTCTTGCCGGCATGCTCGCGCCGGTCATCAGCTTGCTGCGTCCAGTCTCGCCGCTAGCCTGGCTGCCGATCGGCCTGCTGGTGTTCGAGGCGGCTGGCCCCGCATCGATCTGGGTCATTTTCATCAGCTCGATCTGGCCAATCATCCTCAACACCGCCGCCGGCGTGGCCAGCGTGCCGCAGGACTACCTGAACGTGGCTCGCGTGCTCAAGCTGTCGGAGTTCAAGGTGCTGACGCGCATCCTCTTCCCCGCCGTGTTGCCGCATCTGATGACCGGCATCCGCCTGGCCATCGGCGTCGCCTGGCTGGTGATCGTCGCCGCGGAGATGCTCACCGGCGGCATTGGTCTGGGCTTCTGGGTGTGGGACGAATGGAACAACCTCAACGTCGAGCACATTCTCATCGCCATCATCATCGTCGGCCTGGTCGGCCTGGCACTGGAGCAAATGCTGCTGCTGATCGCCAAGCGCTTTGACTACGCAAGCTGA